In Corylus avellana chromosome ca2, CavTom2PMs-1.0, the following proteins share a genomic window:
- the LOC132172468 gene encoding protein ROOT PRIMORDIUM DEFECTIVE 1: MRTHIVNFIIKHPGQSFMAVRSKTSSSHYVASRARDPVFEKLMDKYKHLVKVIAVQDLILANPKNPCVSLDFLSRLSQRLHLNRGAAAFLRKYPHIFHIFYDPTKSQPFCKLTDAAMEISCQEAEAITVSLPGVVDRLLRLLSMSTSKILPLRAIFKVWRELGLPDDFEESVIARNSHLFRLCDAHEPNTHVLKLVDASPRDRFMASVENWRVMECCKQDCSVERVEMRYSFKHGYPPCMKLSKNFRAKVKEWQRLPYVGPYEEILEKKRSKAGVMALEKRAVAIVHEFLSLTVEKMVEVEKISQFRKWFGIELNIRDLFLDHPGIFYLSTKGKRHTIFLREAYERGCLIEPNPIYDARRKLLDLVVLGSRDWFNGESKPRHNFNCKEADVAGRGH; this comes from the coding sequence ATGAGAACCCACATTGTCAATTTCATAATCAAACACCCTGGCCAGTCATTCATGGCTGTCCGGTCGAAAACAAGCTCTTCACACTACGTAGCATCAAGAGCTAGAGACCCTGTGTTTGAGAAACTTATGGACAAGTACAAGCATCTTGTCAAAGTCATCGCCGTTCAAGACCTCATACTCGCAAACCCAAAGAACCCATGTGTGTCCCTTGACTTCCTGTCCAGGCTCTCCCAAAGGCTTCACCTCAATCGTGGCGCCGCTGCCTTCCTCCGCAAATATCCTCacatttttcacattttctatGACCCCACCAAGTCCCAACCCTTTTGCAAATTAACTGACGCTGCTATGGAGATTTCATGCCAAGAAGCAGAGGCTATCACTGTTTCGTTGCCAGGAGTTGTTGACCGTTTATTACGGCTTCTGTCAATGTCCACATCCAAAATTTTGCCACTTCGTGCCATTTTCAAGGTTTGGAGGGAACTTGGGCTTCCCGATGATTTTGAGGAATCGGTAATAGCTCGAAACTCTCATCTTTTTCGACTTTGTGATGCTCATGAACCCAACACTCATGTCTTGAAACTAGTTGATGCGAGTCCTAGAGATCGTTTCATGGCATCGGTTGAAAATTGGAGGGTTATGGAGTGTTGCAAGCAGGACTGCAGTGTTGAAAGGGTGGAAATGAGATATAGTTTTAAACATGGGTATCCTCCGTGTATGAAGTTGAGCAAGAATTTTAGGGCCAAGGTTAAGGAATGGCAAAGGTTGCCGTATGTGGGACCGTATGAGGAGATTTTAGAGAAGAAGAGGTCTAAGGCTGGAGTGATGGCATTGGAGAAACGGGCGGTTGCAATCGTTCATGAATTCTTGAGCCTGACGGTGGAGAAGATGGTGGAAGTGGAGAAGATCAGCCAGTTTAGGAAATGGTTTGGGATCGAGTTAAATATAAGGGATTTGTTCTTGGACCATCCGGGCATATTTTATTTGTCCACCAAGGGGAAGAGGCATACCATCTTTTTGAGAGAAGCATATGAGAGgggatgtttgattgaaccaAATCCTATATATGATGCTAGAAGAAAGCTTCTTGATCTTGTTGTATTGGGAAGTCGTGATTGGTTTAATGGTGAATCGAAGCCAAGGCACAATTTTAATTGCAAGGAGGCCGATGTTGCAGGAAGAGGACACTAA
- the LOC132172466 gene encoding kinesin-like protein KIN-14B — MGEQRNRWNWEVSGFEPRKTTSEDHNPGAPLVRRYSISAASALAHSELTKPSVASKVQRLKDKVKLAREDFLELRQEANELQEYSNAKLDRVTRYLGVLAEKTRKLDQVALETEARISPLINEKRRLFNDLLTTKGKIRVFCRTRPLFEDEGPSVVEFPDDCTIRVNTSDETISNPKKDFEFDRVYGPHVGQAELFRDVQPLVQSALDGYNVSIFAYGQTNSGKTHTMEGSSHDRGLYARCFEELFDLANSDSTSTSRFKFSVTVFELYNEQVRDLLSESGSSLQKVRMGSPESFVELVQEKVDNPLEFSKVLKAAFQGRGKDISKFNVSHLTITIHIYYNNLITGENSYSKLSLVDTAGSEGSIEEDDSGEHVTDLLHVMKSLSALGDVLSSLTSKKDVVPYENSMLTQILGDSLGGSSKTLMIVNVCPNVKNLSETLSSLNFSARARNSVLSLGNRDTIKKWRDVANDARKELYEKEKEIEDLKQEVLGLKQSLKDANDQSVLLFNEVQKAWKVSFTLHSDLKSENILLVDKHKIEKEQNAQLRNQVAQLLQLEQDQRMQIQQRDMTIQTFQAKIKSIESQLNEALHSAETRSTGSEGPGVLSPKATGDGLDSSAVTVTKKLEEELKKRDALIERLHEENEKLFDRLTEKASLIGSAQASSPLSRGMVNVQHRDQGRIGDSNYNKGSSMDVIPLPLAADKTDGTVALVKSGSDKAKTTPAGEYLTAALNDFDPEQYDSLAAISDGANKLLMLVLAAVIKAGASREHEILAEIRDAVFSFIRKMEPKRVMDTMLVSRVRILYIRSLLARSPELQSIKVSPVEWFLEKANVGRSRSSSRSSSPGRSPVRYVDEQIHGFKVNLKPERRSKFSSVVLKIRGIDQDSWRQQVTGGKLREIQEEAKSFAIGNKALAALFVHTPAGELQRQIRSWLAENFEFLSVTGDDSSGGATGQLELLSTAIMDGWMAGLGAALPPSTDALGQLLFEYAKRVYASQLQHLKDIAGTLATEEAEDAAQVAKLRSALESVDHKRRKLLQQMRSDVALLTLEDGASPIQNPSTAAEDARLASLISLDGILKQIKDIMRQSSVSTLGKSKKKAMLASLDELMERMPSLLDIDHPCAQRQIADARRVIESIPEEDDPPQETAHTHKPSADLGSGTETDVAQWNVLQFNTGSTTPFIIKCGANSNSELVIKADARVQEPKGGEIVRVVPRPSVLENKSLEEIKQEFSQLPEALSLLSLARTTDGTRARYSRLYRTLAMKVPSLRDLVGELEKGGVLKDVRS; from the exons ATGGGGGAGCAGAGGAACCGGTGGAACTGGGAGGTGAGCGGGTTCGAGCCGAGGAAAACGACGTCGGAGGATCACAATCCTGGTGCTCCGCTGGTCCGGAGGTACTCGATCTCGGCCGCATCGGCGCTGGCCCATTCGGAGCTGACGAAGCCCTCGGTGGCCTCCAAGGTCCAGCGATTGAAGGACAAAGTTAAG CTTGCAAGAGAAGATTTCTTGGAGTTGAGACAAGAAGCAAATGAGCTGCAGGAATACTCAAATGCAAAACTTGATCGAGTTACACGTTATTTAGGTGTTCTTGCTGAGAAAACCCGCAAACTAG ATCAAGTTGCCCTTGAAACTGAGGCTAGAATTTCTCCTCTGATCAATGAAAAGAGAAGGTTGTTTAATGACTTGTTGACAACCAAAG GAAAGATAAGGGTATTTTGCCGTACAAGACCATTGTTTGAAGATGAAGGTCCCTCTGTTGTTGAATTTCCTGATGATTGCACCATCCGTGTCAATACTAGTGATGAAACCATTTCCAACCCGAAGAAGGATTTTGAATTTGATAGAGTTTACGGACCACATGTTGGACAAG CTGAACTGTTCAGGGATGTTCAGCCACTGGTGCAGTCAGCTTTGGATGGATATAATGTTTCTATATTTGCTTATGGACAAACCAACTCTGGAAAAACACACACAATG GAAGGATCTAGTCATGATCGCGGTTTATATGCTCGCTGTTTTGAGGAGTTGTTTGATCTAGCCAACTCGGATTCAACTTCCACTTCACGATTCAAATTCTCTGTTACAGTTTTTGAGCTCTACAATGAACAG GTCAGGGATTTGCTTTCCGAATCAGGGAGCAGTTTACAAAAAGTCCGAATGGGATCACCAGAGTCTTTTGTAGAACTTGTGCAGGAAAAAGTTGATAACCCATTGGAATTCTCTAAAGTCTTGAAAGCTGCTTTTCAGGGCCGGGGGAAAGATATATCAAAGTTTAATGTTTCTCACCT GACCATcacaatacatatatattataacaatTTGATCACTGGAGAGAACTCGTACAGCAAGCTCTCTCTTGTAGACACGGCTGGAAGTGAAGGTTCAATTGAGGAAGATGATAGTGGGGAGCATGTGACGGACCTGCTGCATGTTATGAAATCACTTTCAGC GTTGGGCGATGTTTTGTCGTCTTTGACTTCAAAGAAGGATGTGGTTCCTTACGAAAATTCAATGCTCACTCAGATACTTGGAGACTCACTAG GTGGAAGTTCGAAAACTTTGATGATTGTTAACGTATGTCCAAATGTAAAGAATCTGTCTGAGACATTATCATCTCTGAATTTCTCTGCCAGAGCCCGAAATTCCGTGCTAAGCCTTGGAAATCGAGATACAATTAAGAAATGGAGAGATGTT GCAAATGATGCACGTAAAGAGTTgtatgaaaaggaaaaggagatcGAAGATCTGAAACAAGAGGTTTTGGGACTGAAACAATCTCTTAAAGATGCAAATGATCAGTCTGTCCTACTCTTTAACGAAGTTCAAAAGGCGTGGAAAGTTTCTTTTACACTCCACTCAGATCTAAAG TCAGAGAATATTTTGCTGGTGGATAAACATAAGATTGAGAAGGAGCAAAATGCTCAGCTTAGAAATCAAGTTGCTCAACTGTTACAGTTGGAGCAAGATCAAAGAATGCAGATACAACAGCGAGACATGACAATTCAGACTTTCCAG gccaaaattaaaagcattGAATCACAACTCAATGAAGCTCTTCATTCCGCTGAAACCAGATCAACTGGCTCAGAAGGACCTGGAGTTTTGTCTCCCAAGGCAACTGGGGATGGCCTAGATTCTTCAGCAGTGACAGTGACCAAGAAGCTTGAAGAGGAACTCAAAAAACGTGATGCGCTGATTGAG AGATTGcatgaagaaaatgagaaattatTTGATAGATTAACAGAAAAAGCATCTTTGATTGGATCGGCCCAG GCATCAAGTCCATTATCCAGAGGAATGGTGAATGTTCAGCATCGGGACCAGGGGAG GATTGGTGATAGTAACTATAACAAAGGAAGTTCTATGGATGTCATTCCTTTGCCATTGGCAGCAGATAAGACTGATGGGACAGTTGCTTTGGTGAAATCGGGCTCTGATAAAGCTAAAACAACCCCAGCAGGAGAGTATCTTACTGCTGCCTTGAATGACTTTGATCCTGAACAATATGACAGCCTTGCTGCCATTTCAGATGGGGCAAACAAGCTTTTGATGCTG GTTTTGGCTGCAGTGATTAAAGCAGGTGCCTCTAGAGAGCATGAAATACTTGCTGAAATTAGAGATGCTGTTTTCTCTTTCATCCGTAAAATGGAACCGAAGAGGGTCATGGATACCATGCTTGTTTCTCGTGTTAGAATTTTGTATATTAGATCTTTGCTTGCTAGATCACCAGAACTGCAGTCCATTAAG GTTTCTCCTGTTGAGTGGTTTTTAGAAAAGGCTAATGTTGGACGCAGTCGGAGCTCCAGCCGGAGCAGCAGCCCCGGAAGATCCCCTGTGCGCTATGTTGATGAGCAGATCCACGGCTTTAAAGTGAATCTAAAACCGGAAAGGAGGTCCAAGTTCTCATCAGTTGTTCTAAAAATACGAGGGATTGATCAG GATAGTTGGAGGCAGCAGGTAACTGGTGGAAAGCTTAGGGAAATACAGGAGGAAGCCAAAAGTTTTGCAATTGGAAACAAAGCTCTTGCTGCTCTCTTTGTCCATACTCCAGCGGGTGAGCTGCAGCGCCAAATTAGATCCTGGCTGGCAGAGAACTTTGAATTTCTGTCTGTTACTGGAGATGATTCATCAGGAGGGGCAACTGGTCAGTTGGAGCTTCTTTCTACAGCAATTATGGATGGTTGGATGGCTGGACTTGGTGCTGCACTACCTCCCAGTACTGATGCTCTGGGACAGCTTTTGTTCGAGTATGCAAAGCGGGTCTACGCTTCTCAATTGCAGCACTTGAAG GATATTGCTGGTACCTTGGCAACAGAAGAGGCAGAAGATGCAGCACAAGTGGCTAAGCTGCGTTCGGCTCTAGAGTCTGTTGATCACAAAAGAAGAAAG CTTTTGCAACAAATGAGGAGTGATGTAGCCTTATTAACATTGGAAGATGGTGCTTCGCCTATTCAGAATCCTTCTACTGCAGCTGAAGATGCACGATTAGCATCTCTCATTTCCCTAGATGGCATATTGAAGCAAATAAAG GATATAATGAGGCAATCCTCTGTTAGCACCTTGGGCAAAAGTAAGAAGAAAGCAATGCTTGCATCTTTAGATGAACTTATGGAACGGATGCCTTCCCTTCTTGATATTGATCATCCATGTGCTCAGAGGCAAATTGCTGATGCTCGTCGTGTGATTGAG TCAAttcccgaagaagatgaccccCCTCAAGAGACAGCACATACTCACAAACCATCTGCAGATTTGGGATCTGGTACTGAAACCGATGTGGCTCAGTGGAATGTCTTGCAGTTTAACACCGGCTCAACAACCCCATTTATAATCAAGTGTGGCGCAAACTCGAATTCAGAACTGGTTATTAAAGCAGATGCTCGGGTTCAGGAACCGAAAGGTGGCGAGATAGTACGAGTCGTTCCTAGACCATCCGTTTTGGAAAATAAGAGCTTGGAAGAGATTAAACAAGAGTTCTCCCAACTCCCTGAGGCTCTCAGCCTGCTTTCCCTAGCAAGGACTACAGATGGAACTCGAGCTCGTTATTCTAGACTATACAGAACGTTGGCCATGAAAGTTCCATCGCTGAGGGATCTAGTTGGTGAGCTTGAAAAGGGGGGAGTACTGAAAGATGTAAGGTCATGA